From the genome of Candidatus Kapaibacterium sp., one region includes:
- the yihA gene encoding ribosome biogenesis GTP-binding protein YihA/YsxC, translating to MTGPQRKLARPKAQEPLSRLLPESYGVRVVHARLYACATSVEQLPETSYPEVAFVGRSNVGKSSLLNSLVAQRRLARVSRTPGCTRAAMFYLVENRWLWVDFPGVGYAAVARTQRWSWTQLIRSYLKQRQQLRLVCVLVDCRHDPTPWDMAIMELAENHHRPFVVVLTKCDKVSQAAVLQRKQQLESLLQRCRYVVEVLPTSARTGLGRDALLGIARRYCMEPSLRS from the coding sequence TTGACTGGGCCGCAACGGAAACTAGCGAGGCCCAAAGCTCAAGAGCCTCTTAGCAGGCTCTTACCAGAGTCCTATGGGGTAAGAGTCGTCCACGCGCGCCTGTATGCTTGTGCCACCTCCGTGGAGCAGTTGCCAGAGACCTCCTATCCGGAGGTTGCCTTCGTCGGGCGTTCTAACGTTGGGAAGTCTTCCCTGTTGAACTCCCTGGTAGCGCAGCGGCGACTGGCTCGCGTGAGTCGAACGCCCGGCTGTACACGTGCGGCAATGTTCTACCTGGTCGAGAACCGGTGGCTATGGGTCGATTTCCCTGGAGTAGGCTATGCAGCAGTCGCACGGACACAGCGCTGGTCGTGGACACAGCTTATTCGCTCGTATCTTAAGCAACGTCAACAACTACGCCTCGTCTGCGTCTTGGTGGATTGCCGACACGACCCGACTCCGTGGGACATGGCAATTATGGAGCTGGCAGAAAACCACCACCGTCCATTCGTCGTTGTGCTAACGAAATGTGACAAGGTGTCACAGGCTGCCGTCCTACAGCGTAAGCAGCAGCTGGAGTCCCTCCTGCAACGCTGCCGGTATGTTGTCGAGGTCTTGCCGACGTCAGCTCGAACAGGTTTGGGGCGGGATGCCCTCTTAGGCATCGCTCGCCGCTACTGCATGGAACCAAGCCTCAGAAGCTGA
- the infA gene encoding translation initiation factor IF-1, protein MPKEQPIRVDGVVEETLPGTQFVVRLDNGHKVIAHISGKMRLHYIKILPGDRVTLELSPYDLTKGRIIYRYK, encoded by the coding sequence ATGCCGAAGGAACAGCCGATCCGTGTTGACGGTGTTGTCGAAGAGACGTTGCCAGGAACACAGTTCGTTGTCAGGTTGGACAACGGTCATAAAGTGATTGCCCACATCTCTGGCAAGATGCGACTGCACTACATCAAGATCCTGCCAGGAGACCGTGTCACACTGGAGCTATCCCCCTACGACTTGACGAAGGGACGCATCATCTACCGGTACAAGTAG
- the rplQ gene encoding 50S ribosomal protein L17: MRHRDKVWKLKRTASHRKALLTHLATALILHKRIVTTEAKAKALRPFVERLITRAKRAVIREQQQQLPEGWTVDLHQRRMVGRFIRDKKAIQELFGAVAPKVIDRPGGYTRIIKLGGYRRGDGSRMAMIELVDWAATETSEAQSSRAS, translated from the coding sequence ATGCGCCACCGAGATAAGGTCTGGAAGCTCAAACGGACGGCATCCCACCGCAAGGCTCTACTGACCCACTTGGCAACTGCCCTCATCCTGCACAAACGTATTGTAACGACAGAAGCAAAAGCCAAGGCACTACGGCCTTTCGTTGAGCGCCTCATTACCCGTGCCAAGCGGGCTGTCATCCGGGAGCAGCAACAGCAACTGCCCGAAGGGTGGACTGTTGACCTTCATCAACGCCGGATGGTTGGTCGCTTCATTCGCGACAAAAAAGCCATCCAGGAGCTCTTCGGAGCCGTCGCACCGAAAGTGATAGATCGCCCAGGAGGGTATACCCGAATCATCAAGCTGGGAGGCTACCGACGTGGGGACGGCTCCCGAATGGCGATGATAGAGCTGGTTGACTGGGCCGCAACGGAAACTAGCGAGGCCCAAAGCTCAAGAGCCTCTTAG
- the map gene encoding type I methionyl aminopeptidase, which translates to MRSFPAILTSRYQGLEQAAHVLSTVLQQIRKELHPGKSTLELDQLAEELIRSQGAEPAFKGYVVEGRRYHYTLCISIDHEVVHGMPSAERRLQEGQLVSIDCGVRKGSYYADAAFTVGIGSISAEAECLLKVTEEALWLGIEQATPGNRVYDIAAAIQQHVERHNCSVIRELTGHGIGRRLHEAPSIPNFVPTGNLRWRFPNERLRSGQAIAIEPMVAVGLPDVRVAADGWTVYTADGSLAAHFEHTVLVASPPIVLTHW; encoded by the coding sequence ATGAGGTCTTTCCCGGCAATATTGACCTCCAGGTACCAAGGCCTAGAGCAGGCAGCCCACGTACTCTCCACCGTGCTACAGCAGATCCGCAAAGAGCTTCATCCAGGAAAAAGCACGCTAGAACTGGACCAGCTTGCGGAAGAGCTAATACGCTCTCAGGGCGCAGAACCCGCCTTCAAGGGGTACGTAGTAGAAGGACGTCGCTACCACTATACCCTCTGCATCTCGATCGACCACGAGGTCGTACACGGAATGCCAAGCGCTGAACGGCGACTTCAAGAAGGGCAGCTCGTTTCCATAGACTGCGGAGTCCGAAAGGGAAGCTACTACGCCGACGCTGCCTTCACCGTTGGGATTGGCTCCATCTCCGCAGAGGCAGAGTGCCTTCTCAAAGTGACGGAGGAGGCTTTATGGTTAGGGATAGAGCAAGCAACGCCAGGCAACCGCGTCTACGATATCGCGGCTGCAATTCAGCAGCACGTCGAGCGTCACAATTGCTCCGTCATACGGGAGCTTACGGGCCATGGGATTGGTCGGCGCCTCCATGAGGCACCATCAATCCCAAACTTTGTCCCAACAGGCAACCTACGGTGGCGCTTCCCGAACGAGCGTCTGCGTTCGGGCCAAGCGATCGCCATCGAACCTATGGTTGCTGTAGGCCTACCCGATGTTCGTGTTGCTGCCGATGGATGGACTGTCTACACTGCTGATGGCTCATTGGCGGCACACTTCGAACATACTGTCCTGGTAGCGTCGCCCCCAATCGTTTTGACTCACTGGTAA
- the rpsK gene encoding 30S ribosomal protein S11 — MPAPKGKRTKKKTVTDTHGRVYIQATFNNTIVTVTDPYGNVLTWSSGGRVGFRGTKKSTPYAAQLAAERAAKEAYDMGLRKVDVIVKGPGAGRESAIRAVAQAGLEILSIVDATPIPHNGCRPPKRRRV, encoded by the coding sequence ATGCCTGCTCCAAAGGGCAAGCGCACAAAGAAAAAGACTGTTACCGACACCCACGGTCGGGTCTATATCCAGGCTACGTTCAACAACACCATCGTCACGGTTACCGACCCTTACGGCAATGTCCTCACTTGGTCCTCTGGAGGACGAGTCGGATTTCGGGGGACCAAGAAGAGTACCCCCTATGCAGCGCAGTTGGCAGCGGAGCGCGCAGCTAAGGAAGCTTACGACATGGGCCTCCGGAAGGTAGATGTCATCGTCAAAGGGCCTGGGGCTGGTCGGGAATCTGCTATCCGAGCAGTCGCTCAGGCTGGCCTAGAGATCCTCTCGATTGTGGATGCTACTCCAATCCCCCACAACGGCTGCCGGCCACCGAAGCGGCGGCGCGTCTAA
- the rpsM gene encoding 30S ribosomal protein S13, with protein sequence MARIAGVDLPKNKRGFIALTYIYGIGRTRALEVLHRANVDPMKKVMEWTDEEIARLRSVIQDYKVEGQLRSEVQMNIKRLIDIGCYRGLRHRMGLPVRGQRTRTNARTRKGKRKTVAGKKKAVKK encoded by the coding sequence ATGGCACGCATCGCTGGAGTCGATCTGCCGAAGAATAAGCGAGGCTTCATCGCACTGACCTACATCTACGGTATTGGCCGGACACGGGCGTTAGAGGTATTGCATCGAGCGAACGTGGACCCGATGAAGAAGGTTATGGAGTGGACCGACGAAGAAATCGCCCGTCTTCGCTCGGTCATCCAGGATTACAAAGTAGAAGGGCAGCTCCGAAGCGAAGTCCAAATGAACATCAAGCGTCTCATAGACATCGGCTGCTATCGCGGTCTCCGCCACCGGATGGGGCTGCCCGTCCGAGGACAGCGTACGCGCACAAATGCCCGAACTCGTAAAGGGAAGCGGAAGACGGTCGCTGGAAAGAAGAAGGCCGTCAAGAAGTAG
- the purE gene encoding 5-(carboxyamino)imidazole ribonucleotide mutase, which translates to MQTPLVGIVMGSESDLVVMQEAAAVCQEFGVPYEMRVLSAHRTPWDMAWYGKTAHSRGLKVIIAGAGGAAHLPGMLAAFSPLPVIGVPIPSRHLQGQDSLLSIVQMPAGVPVATVAIGAGRNAGLLAIQILATERPELMEKVVAYRQQLARTVRDSNRTNPAFTPILLPPNWDGDPPPWETEQ; encoded by the coding sequence ATGCAGACGCCGCTGGTTGGAATCGTTATGGGGAGCGAATCTGACCTGGTCGTCATGCAAGAGGCTGCTGCCGTCTGCCAGGAGTTCGGCGTCCCGTACGAAATGCGAGTGCTTTCGGCCCATCGAACTCCGTGGGATATGGCGTGGTACGGCAAGACGGCCCATTCCCGGGGATTAAAGGTCATCATCGCAGGTGCTGGAGGTGCGGCACACCTCCCGGGAATGCTGGCGGCATTCTCGCCATTACCCGTCATCGGAGTCCCTATCCCGTCACGGCACCTTCAGGGCCAGGATTCTTTGCTCTCGATCGTACAGATGCCAGCAGGAGTCCCTGTTGCAACCGTTGCGATTGGAGCAGGACGGAACGCCGGGCTGCTTGCCATCCAAATCCTTGCGACTGAGCGTCCTGAGCTGATGGAGAAGGTAGTGGCATACCGTCAGCAGTTAGCACGCACTGTGCGGGACAGCAACCGCACGAATCCTGCCTTTACTCCAATTCTGCTACCCCCGAACTGGGACGGAGATCCTCCGCCATGGGAAACGGAGCAGTAG
- the rpsE gene encoding 30S ribosomal protein S5 codes for MGRFIKTPRLRIPTELELKEKLVYVGRTAKVVAGGRRFSFTALVVVGDGKGHVGFGMGKAGEVTDAVAKATEAARKSIIKVQLSGSTIPHEVYAKYKAAKVLLRPAARGTGVIAAGGVRAVLELAGVQDVLTKCLGSTNPHNVVKATLKALMMLEDAHSVARRLGIPVEKLLHSRGRDGSQAQDNAGA; via the coding sequence ATGGGACGCTTCATTAAAACTCCAAGGCTCCGTATACCGACGGAACTGGAGCTCAAGGAGAAGCTAGTGTACGTTGGTCGGACAGCAAAAGTTGTTGCCGGAGGACGTCGCTTCAGCTTCACTGCCCTTGTCGTCGTCGGTGACGGTAAGGGGCACGTAGGGTTCGGGATGGGAAAGGCAGGTGAAGTTACAGATGCTGTTGCTAAGGCGACAGAAGCCGCCCGGAAAAGCATCATCAAGGTCCAACTCTCCGGGAGCACGATTCCACACGAAGTCTACGCCAAGTACAAGGCCGCTAAAGTACTGTTGCGTCCGGCTGCCCGAGGTACAGGTGTAATTGCCGCAGGTGGGGTCAGGGCTGTGTTAGAGCTAGCTGGAGTACAGGATGTGCTGACGAAGTGTCTCGGCTCAACAAACCCCCACAATGTCGTCAAGGCAACCCTTAAGGCTCTCATGATGTTAGAGGACGCCCACTCTGTGGCACGACGCCTTGGGATACCGGTTGAGAAGTTACTCCATAGTCGAGGCCGTGATGGGAGTCAAGCTCAAGATAACGCAGGTGCGTAG
- the secY gene encoding preprotein translocase subunit SecY: MARFVETLRNIWHIEELRQRILFTLGVLIVVRIGSHITLPGIDVQALQQVAGLGMDNTLFGLYDLFVGGAFSNAAVFALGIMPYISASIILQLAAVVIPEVQRLQREGEEGRRKINQYTRVLTVFIAALQAWGVSIKLSSMQVPNGGPVVPHPGIGFTLSAIVFMTAGTIFLMWLGEQITERGIGNGISLILFIGIIAALPVAIAQEIQLISVGSRLWVTDIILLALLAGIVTAVVYVTQGIRRIPVQYARRVVGRKVYGGTTQYLPLRVNSAGVMPIVFAQAILFIPATIYTFFPESRLLETLAALFSERSFLYAILYSVMIIFFAYFYTAIVFNPREVADTIKKQGGFIPGIRPGAPTAEYIDRVLTRITLPGALFLAVVAILPVFVHNVLSVPSELASFFGGTSLLIIVGVALDTLQQIESHLLMRHYDGFMKSGRLRGRGVGVVRGY, translated from the coding sequence ATGGCACGGTTCGTTGAGACACTGCGGAATATCTGGCATATCGAAGAGCTACGCCAGCGCATTCTCTTCACGCTAGGGGTTCTCATCGTTGTTCGTATAGGCAGCCATATCACGCTGCCAGGCATTGATGTCCAAGCCCTCCAGCAGGTTGCTGGACTGGGCATGGATAATACCCTCTTTGGGCTCTACGACCTCTTTGTTGGGGGAGCCTTCTCGAATGCCGCTGTCTTCGCTCTCGGCATCATGCCGTACATCTCTGCCTCAATTATCCTTCAGTTGGCTGCGGTCGTCATCCCAGAAGTCCAGCGTCTCCAGCGTGAAGGCGAAGAGGGACGTCGCAAAATCAACCAGTATACCCGTGTCTTGACGGTCTTCATCGCCGCTCTACAGGCATGGGGTGTCAGCATCAAGTTATCTAGCATGCAGGTACCCAATGGCGGCCCTGTCGTTCCCCATCCAGGAATCGGCTTCACTCTCAGCGCCATCGTGTTCATGACTGCTGGGACCATCTTCCTTATGTGGCTCGGGGAACAGATTACAGAGCGGGGAATTGGCAACGGCATCTCGCTGATCCTCTTCATCGGGATTATTGCTGCACTACCGGTGGCAATTGCCCAGGAAATCCAGCTTATCAGCGTCGGCTCTCGACTGTGGGTAACTGACATCATCCTCTTGGCCCTGTTGGCTGGGATTGTAACGGCTGTGGTCTACGTTACCCAAGGTATTCGACGCATCCCTGTGCAGTATGCCCGCCGCGTAGTAGGCCGCAAGGTATACGGCGGGACAACCCAATATCTGCCCCTACGTGTCAATTCCGCAGGCGTAATGCCGATCGTGTTTGCACAGGCAATCCTCTTCATCCCTGCGACCATCTACACCTTCTTCCCCGAAAGCCGACTCTTGGAAACTCTTGCTGCTCTGTTCAGTGAGCGCTCCTTCCTGTATGCAATCCTGTACAGTGTCATGATCATCTTCTTCGCCTACTTCTACACGGCCATTGTGTTCAACCCACGGGAGGTTGCAGACACAATCAAGAAGCAAGGCGGCTTCATTCCTGGCATTCGTCCAGGAGCCCCAACTGCTGAGTACATAGACCGAGTCCTAACGAGGATCACGTTGCCGGGAGCGCTCTTCCTGGCTGTTGTAGCCATCCTCCCGGTCTTTGTACACAATGTGCTGAGTGTCCCCTCTGAGTTAGCCTCATTCTTTGGAGGGACAAGTCTCCTCATCATCGTTGGGGTTGCCCTCGATACACTGCAGCAGATTGAGTCACATCTACTCATGCGACACTACGACGGATTCATGAAGAGTGGCCGGCTCCGAGGCCGAGGCGTCGGCGTAGTCCGTGGCTACTGA
- the rplO gene encoding 50S ribosomal protein L15, which produces MTALHIGSLRPAHGSRKRPKRVGRGVGSGHGRTATRGHKGHKSRSGFSQPPGFEGGQMPLHRRVPKRGFRNPLRMEYQEVNVGRLQELVDQGRLSPGTVVTPELLYELRIIRSRRPVKILGDGELQTALEVHAHHFSATAQQKIMSAGGKVVLHGTVR; this is translated from the coding sequence ATGACAGCTCTCCATATCGGCTCCCTTCGCCCAGCACACGGATCGCGCAAGCGCCCAAAGCGCGTCGGACGCGGCGTCGGCTCTGGACACGGCCGGACAGCAACGCGAGGACACAAAGGGCACAAATCTCGGTCCGGCTTCTCGCAGCCTCCAGGCTTCGAGGGCGGGCAGATGCCCTTGCACCGTCGGGTGCCGAAGCGTGGCTTCCGCAACCCGCTACGCATGGAGTACCAGGAGGTCAACGTCGGACGGTTGCAGGAGCTCGTGGATCAGGGGCGCCTGAGCCCAGGAACTGTTGTTACCCCGGAACTGCTCTACGAGCTCCGTATCATACGCAGTAGGAGGCCTGTCAAAATTCTAGGCGATGGCGAGCTACAGACGGCCTTGGAAGTACATGCCCACCACTTTTCTGCAACTGCCCAACAGAAAATTATGTCGGCCGGCGGAAAGGTAGTCCTCCATGGCACGGTTCGTTGA
- a CDS encoding DNA-directed RNA polymerase subunit alpha, with product MATELLMPERILIDPASTPTHARFILQPLERGYGTTLGNALRRVLLSSIPGAAIVGVRISGVQHEFQTLPGVVEDVMEILLNLKQVRLRMLMPDRPVRVRLNLQGPTEWTAADIQRASSEIEVLNPEHHIATIAEDGKIEAELRIVRGRGYVPSEEIVLEDAPVGMLAIDGLFSPIRQVAFHVEPFRVGRRTDYDKLVLEVRTDGSITAQDAVRQAAQLLQQHLQLFFTIPAVMAPEEEARPAPAEVETTGTAPATALLTTPVEHLGLSARTLNRLLSLGIKTVSELVRWQPQELQRERGIGPRAVEEIQHALELYGLRLGMTPEELEEKAR from the coding sequence ATGGCTACAGAGCTGCTCATGCCAGAGCGTATTCTCATAGACCCCGCTTCCACCCCTACGCACGCTCGTTTCATCCTCCAGCCGTTGGAGCGCGGCTACGGGACGACCCTTGGAAACGCCCTCCGGCGCGTGCTGCTCTCTTCCATACCTGGAGCTGCGATCGTTGGGGTACGAATCAGTGGGGTTCAGCATGAGTTCCAGACCCTGCCCGGAGTCGTCGAGGATGTCATGGAAATCCTGCTCAACCTCAAGCAGGTACGGCTCCGCATGCTGATGCCGGACCGCCCCGTCCGAGTCCGTCTCAACCTGCAAGGGCCAACCGAGTGGACCGCCGCTGACATCCAGCGGGCATCGTCTGAGATCGAAGTGCTCAATCCGGAGCACCACATTGCTACCATAGCTGAGGACGGCAAGATTGAGGCAGAACTGCGTATCGTCCGAGGACGCGGATACGTGCCGTCGGAAGAGATTGTCTTAGAGGACGCTCCAGTAGGGATGCTTGCTATTGATGGGCTCTTCTCCCCTATCCGGCAGGTCGCTTTCCATGTTGAGCCCTTCCGAGTTGGGCGGCGAACGGACTATGACAAACTCGTCCTTGAAGTCCGGACCGACGGCAGTATTACTGCACAGGATGCTGTTCGCCAAGCAGCTCAGCTCCTACAGCAGCACCTGCAGCTCTTCTTCACGATCCCGGCGGTGATGGCTCCAGAAGAAGAGGCTCGTCCCGCTCCAGCTGAAGTAGAAACGACAGGAACAGCCCCTGCAACAGCATTGCTGACAACACCTGTGGAACATCTGGGGCTGAGCGCTCGGACACTCAACCGATTGCTCTCCCTTGGGATCAAGACCGTCAGCGAACTCGTTCGGTGGCAGCCGCAGGAGCTGCAACGCGAGCGAGGTATCGGACCGCGGGCTGTAGAGGAGATCCAGCATGCCCTTGAGCTCTACGGATTACGACTAGGAATGACTCCTGAGGAACTGGAGGAGAAGGCCCGATAA
- the rpmD gene encoding 50S ribosomal protein L30 — MMGVKLKITQVRSIIGANEKQKRTIRALGLGRPNWSVVQPKNPQIEGMIAVVKHLVRVEEVKEGTE; from the coding sequence GTGATGGGAGTCAAGCTCAAGATAACGCAGGTGCGTAGTATCATCGGCGCGAATGAAAAACAGAAGCGTACAATCCGGGCCTTGGGACTGGGACGTCCCAACTGGAGTGTCGTGCAACCGAAGAATCCTCAAATTGAGGGTATGATTGCCGTAGTGAAGCATCTGGTGCGAGTGGAGGAGGTTAAGGAGGGAACAGAATGA
- the ykgO gene encoding type B 50S ribosomal protein L36, whose translation MKVQASVKRRSPDDKVVRRKGRIYIINKKNPRFKQRQG comes from the coding sequence ATGAAGGTTCAAGCTTCCGTCAAGCGCCGCAGTCCCGACGACAAGGTTGTGCGCCGGAAGGGGCGCATCTACATCATCAACAAGAAGAACCCACGCTTCAAACAGCGGCAAGGTTGA